A region from the Spirochaeta thermophila DSM 6192 genome encodes:
- a CDS encoding tripartite tricarboxylate transporter permease, which translates to MDFVQGMLYVFTPLHFVYLFIGVAGGIVVGALPGITGSVGIILLLPFLFYLEPASALLMLSGMFCGAIYGGSIPAILISTPGTPSSAATVLDGYPMAQRGEAGRALGIATIASATGGIVSTLCMILIAPQLARVALAFGPEEYFALMIFALTIIASVSTGMILKGLISGFLGLLIACVGIDELTGYARFSFGIPQLMAGFPMLAVLIGLFAISQVFVELKNIGKELPRYHQRIERVIPPLRELGRLMKVIVPFSFLGTFIGIIPGTGGTIASFLAYNEARRFSKNPDGFGKGVPEGIAAPEAANNGTTGGAMVPLLTLGVPGDVITGVMLGALILIGVRPGPLLFKEDPQLISSLFVGFFAAQLLILVLGLVGARLFPLILRIRVSHLFPVILMLCLVGAFSLNNSLYDVGVALAFGVVGYFMRKASFPVAPMVLGVILGPLAERELGKALIISHGDWSTLVRSPIAVAFYGLAVLSIGYALWRSRGHVHTSRL; encoded by the coding sequence ATGGACTTTGTACAAGGAATGCTCTACGTATTCACGCCGCTTCACTTCGTCTATCTCTTCATTGGAGTCGCCGGCGGTATCGTGGTGGGTGCCCTCCCGGGTATCACCGGATCGGTGGGGATCATCCTCCTGCTTCCCTTCCTCTTCTACCTCGAACCTGCGAGCGCCCTTCTCATGCTCAGCGGGATGTTCTGTGGTGCCATCTATGGGGGGTCCATCCCCGCGATCCTCATCTCCACGCCGGGTACTCCTTCCTCCGCGGCCACGGTGCTCGATGGATACCCCATGGCGCAGCGCGGGGAGGCCGGGAGGGCCCTGGGGATCGCCACCATCGCCTCGGCCACCGGGGGAATCGTCTCCACCCTCTGCATGATACTCATCGCTCCTCAACTGGCGAGGGTGGCGCTCGCCTTCGGACCCGAGGAGTACTTCGCCCTCATGATATTCGCCCTCACCATCATCGCCTCGGTCTCCACCGGCATGATCCTGAAGGGCCTCATCTCCGGGTTCCTGGGGCTCCTGATCGCCTGCGTGGGGATCGATGAGCTCACAGGGTATGCCCGGTTTTCTTTCGGGATACCACAACTCATGGCGGGCTTCCCGATGCTCGCGGTGCTCATAGGGCTCTTCGCCATATCGCAGGTCTTCGTCGAGCTCAAGAACATAGGCAAGGAGCTCCCCCGGTACCACCAGAGGATAGAGCGGGTCATCCCTCCTCTCCGTGAACTGGGACGGCTCATGAAGGTGATCGTCCCCTTCTCGTTCCTCGGCACGTTCATCGGGATCATACCCGGTACGGGGGGGACGATCGCCTCCTTCCTCGCCTACAACGAGGCCAGACGATTCTCGAAGAACCCGGATGGCTTCGGGAAAGGGGTGCCCGAAGGGATCGCGGCGCCGGAGGCGGCCAACAACGGCACCACGGGAGGGGCCATGGTGCCGCTCCTCACGCTGGGTGTTCCCGGCGACGTGATCACTGGGGTGATGCTCGGCGCCCTCATCCTCATAGGGGTGAGGCCGGGGCCGCTCCTCTTCAAAGAAGATCCGCAGCTCATCTCCTCGCTCTTCGTGGGGTTCTTCGCGGCCCAGCTACTCATACTGGTGCTCGGTCTGGTGGGCGCCCGTCTCTTCCCCCTCATCCTCAGAATACGGGTGTCCCACCTTTTTCCCGTCATCCTCATGCTGTGCCTCGTGGGGGCCTTCTCCCTCAACAACAGCCTCTATGACGTGGGGGTGGCCCTGGCGTTCGGGGTGGTGGGCTACTTCATGAGGAAGGCGTCCTTTCCCGTGGCGCCCATGGTCCTTGGTGTGATCCTGGGCCCTCTCGCGGAGCGGGAGTTGGGCAAGGCCCTCATCATCTCCCACGGCGACTGGAGTACCCTCGTGAGGTCTCCCATCGCGGTGGCCTTCTATGGGCTGGCGGTTCTCTCCATAGGGTATGCCCTGTGGAGGTCGAGAGGCCATGTTCACACCTCTCGTCTTTGA
- a CDS encoding Gfo/Idh/MocA family protein, with protein MSYGIGIVGTGGIADKHALAVGQVEGAKLVAVMSRSEERAKAFAERHGCRAYTSMSEFLDDPELDIVSICTPSGYHMEPALEAIAAGKHLVVEKPLEITLERCDAIIEAAAQKGVKVMGIFQSRFYDASRVLKDAVEKGRFGRLVLGDAYVKWYRSQEYYDRGEWKGTWRFDGGGALMVQAIHAIDLLQWYMGRVKTVQAYAAILGHERIEVEDTAVAALEFENGALGVIEGSTAVYPGFLKRIEISGTAGSAVMEEEDFKAWTFAKEIPEDEEIRRRFSGATRTQGGAADPGAISLEGHVRQFQAFVDAMKEGREPPVDGYEARKAVAIILAIYESAKTGRKVKVDY; from the coding sequence ATGAGCTATGGGATAGGGATCGTGGGTACAGGTGGTATTGCGGACAAGCACGCACTCGCCGTAGGGCAGGTCGAGGGTGCGAAGCTCGTGGCGGTGATGAGCCGCTCGGAAGAGCGCGCGAAGGCGTTTGCCGAACGGCACGGGTGCAGGGCGTATACCAGTATGTCGGAGTTCCTCGACGATCCTGAACTGGATATCGTCTCCATCTGTACCCCCTCGGGGTACCACATGGAGCCGGCGCTCGAGGCCATAGCGGCGGGGAAACACCTGGTGGTGGAGAAGCCCCTCGAGATCACCCTGGAACGATGCGACGCCATCATCGAAGCTGCGGCCCAAAAGGGTGTGAAGGTGATGGGGATCTTCCAGTCGCGGTTTTACGACGCCTCGAGGGTGCTCAAGGATGCGGTGGAGAAGGGCAGGTTCGGAAGACTGGTGCTGGGGGATGCGTACGTGAAGTGGTACAGGTCCCAGGAGTACTACGACAGGGGTGAGTGGAAGGGGACGTGGCGTTTCGACGGGGGAGGGGCCCTCATGGTGCAGGCGATCCACGCGATCGACCTCCTGCAGTGGTACATGGGCAGAGTAAAGACGGTGCAGGCCTACGCCGCGATACTCGGGCATGAGCGGATAGAGGTGGAAGACACGGCGGTCGCCGCCCTCGAATTCGAGAACGGAGCCCTCGGGGTGATCGAGGGGTCCACCGCGGTGTATCCGGGTTTCCTCAAGCGGATCGAGATCTCCGGCACCGCGGGCTCCGCCGTCATGGAGGAAGAGGATTTCAAGGCCTGGACGTTTGCGAAGGAGATCCCGGAGGACGAGGAGATCCGCCGGCGCTTCTCAGGTGCCACACGGACACAGGGTGGTGCCGCTGATCCGGGGGCGATCAGCCTCGAGGGGCATGTGCGGCAGTTCCAGGCCTTCGTGGATGCCATGAAAGAGGGAAGAGAACCCCCCGTGGATGGCTACGAGGCGCGCAAGGCGGTGGCGATCATCCTCGCGATCTACGAGAGCGCGAAGACCGGCCGGAAGGTGAAGGTGGACTACTGA